Within the Caldisericum sp. genome, the region TACAGCAGATTCACTTTATAACTCAGCAAGGAATAGAGGGTCCATACATGAATTAGGCTTAAAGGCATATATTCCTCCAAGAAGAAAGGAAAGAGACGAAGAAAGATTTGTTTACGACAAAGAGAACGATATCATTACCTGTCCTTATGGTAACATAGCAAAGAGTGGAAAATCCAGGCAGGAGAATGGGACACTGTACAACTTCAATCCAAAGATATGTAGAACGTGTATTAACAAGTGCAAGTGGTACAAGAAAGATAGGTGCAGATTATTTGTAAGTGATGACTTAAAACTTAGAGCAATTGATAGAGATGATTACTACAACAAAGCCTTAATGAAGAGAAAAGATGTTGAAAGGAAATTTGGTGAAGGAAAACTATGGCATGGATTGAGAAGAGCTCGATATAGAGGAAAATAGAGAGTAACAATCCAGGTTCTTATGACTTTCATTGTTCTCAACATAAAGAGGATGGTAAAAATGCTCAAGGAAAGCCTGAATAAAGTACATAATTACGGCACTTTAGCCTTAGAGACGGAATAATGACAAGGAAAAACAACAAAAGGAGAAAAAATTGAAAAGGTGATATGAAAGAATAAGGAGGCTTGTCGTAAAAAATTTAAACACCCGAATAAAAAATGGGGGAATACAAGGAGTTTTTCAGATAACTCTTCTCATACTCTTGACTTTGTGTTAAAAAATATTTATAATTAGATATAAGGATGTTGGTATGACTAAGATAAGATTAGATAAAAAAAGCGCTGTACCACTTTATAGGCAAGTTTCTGAGAAAATTAAAGAAATGATAAAGAGTGGTACTCTAACAGCTGGAAGTCGCATACCATCTGAGACAGAATTGATGGATATTTTCGATGTAAGTAGAAATACAGTTCGGCAGGCAGTTTCAGAACTTATTTCAAGTGGGTATTTATATGTAGAGCGAGGAAAAGGCACTTTCATTTCAAAAAATATCTTCGATCACCCTGTTGAAAGGCTTTCAGGATTTACAGAAGAAATGAAATCACTTGGATTTGATACAAAATCAAGAATTCTAACTCTTGCTGTAGAGAATGCCTCAAAGGAAGTTTGTAATAATTTGAATGTCCCTTTAGAAAGTCCTGTATATCACTTAAAGAGAGTTAGATTCTCAAATAAAATACCTATTGCAATTGAAGAAGCTTTTATACCTTACGATTCATTTAAGGGCTTGCTCGATAATTTTACAGAAGAAAGTTCTCTATATAAGGCATTTTACGAAAAATTTGGAATAGAGCCATTTTATGCGGAAGAGTTAATTGAATCATCCCTTACAAATAAGGATGAAAGCGAATCTCTCGGTGTCAAAAAGAATTTTCCAGTTTTTCGAATAGAGAGAAGGACCTTCGATGTTAAAGGTAATATTATTGAGTTTGTAAAGTCTGTCTATAGAGGGGATTTTTACAGACTCAGATTGCACCTTCGGAGGTTTTGATGAAGTTAGGGCTTGACATTGGAGGAAGCACTATAAGGGGAACAGTTGAAGACAACTCTGGAATTACAAATGAATATATTTTTTATCTTGAAGCAAATCCGTCTTCTTCAAAACGAAGTTTTAGTAACCTTAGAAATGCAATCGAATCAATTGGAATTGAAAAGTATGAACTTATTGCATGTGGCATGGCAGGTGGATTCCAATCATCCTTCGCAAATGGTGTAAAAGAGATTCTTTTAGAATTTTCAGACAATGTTTATGTCTTTCCGGACATTGTTGTTGTCCATTTTGCTCATTTTGAGAATAATGACGGTATAGTGAGTATCGCAGGGACTGGGTCTTCTTCATACGGAAAGCATGGACATAGGGAGTTTGTTTATGGTGGCCTCGGCTATGCTTTATCTGATGTTGGATCTGGCTTTTTTATTGGTAAGGAATTTTTAAAAAATGCTTTACAGGAACTTCAGTTAGGAATACGGAGCAAAAGAACCAAACTTGTAGAAGACTATTTCAAGGAACCAAATCCTCATTCAATTATAGAAAAAATTTATGCTGATAATCCGGCAAAGACAATAGCAGACTTTAGTAAATTTCTTATATCAACTTTACCAAATGCTTATGAAATAGAGTTTTCGGCAGAGTTGTTTGCAAAAGAAGTAAAAGACCTTGCAAGAGCGCTTGAATTCAAAGATAAGTTGCCTATAGGAATTTCAGGTGGCGTTTTTGAACATTCTGAGTACTTTAAGCAAGTATTTTTAAATTCACTTTCAAAGGAGTTTGAAATTATAAAAAAAGAAAGAAAGTATCCAAATACTATTGCATCTCTAAGGAAGGCAGAATATGAAGAAAGACATTCCACTTGATTTAATGGAAATCGGTGACCTTACAAAAATTTTTATGGATTACACTGAAAAAGCGTTTGTCGCAGTAAAAAATGCTATTCCGGATATAAATGAGGCAATTGAGATTGTAATCGATGCCGTTAAAAATGGCGGAAGAGTTTTTTATGTTGGAGCCGGGACAAGCGGAAGAATTGGAGTCCTCGATGCTTCTGAAATCGAACCTACATTTTCAAGATCTGACATTTTTATTCCAGTAATGGCAGGTGGAGTTGAGGCAATATTTAAAGCGAAAGAGAATCTTGAGGATGATGAGAATCTTGGTAGGTCAGATTTAATGAACCATAACCTCAGGAGTAGCGATGTTGTTGTTGGCATATCCGCAAGCGGAAAAACTCCTTATGTTATGGGTGCATTGAAGTTTGCAAATGAAACAGGTTGTAAAACTATTCTTATTTCAAATAGTGATGTCAACTACAACTTTGTTAATAAGGTTATAATCCTGAATACAGGTGATGAATTTATAATTGGTTCTACTAGGCTTTCTGCGGGAACTTCTCAAAAAATTGTCCTTAACATGATTTCAACGATCACTATGGTTAAACTTGGTTATACCTATGGTAATCTTATGGTTGCTGTTAAACCCACAAACAAAAAGCTTGTCGAAAGGGCATCGAATATTGTTTCGAAAATTACAGGTGTTCCTTTTGAAGAGGCATTCAAAGTGGTAAATGAGGTTAGAGATGCAAGAATAGCTTCCATTATGATTAAGAAGAAAATTGGGAAAGAGGAAGCAGAAAATCTTTTGAAATCACATAACTACAATTTCAGGAGTGCATATGAGTCTTAAAATGGGAATTGACCGTGTAGATGGAGACTTTAGAAATTTTGCTCTTTTTACAAATATCAGTGCCGTGAATTCAAATTTTCAAAATAGCGTTGATATAATAAAGTCTAAATATGTGCTTGCAGGTGAGCATGGGCTTTATTTTGAATTTGATAGAGGAGAGACTTTTCAACCCTACAAGGATTATTTTAGTGGAATTAGTATTTTCCCAATATATCCAGATGTTCCAAATTTACCTTATGAGATCGATGGAATTGTTGTAGACATCCAGGATGTTGGGGTTCGACCATTTACCTTTGTCTATGCACTTTTTGAACTCATTAAAGTTTCAAAAGAAAGAAATTATAGAATTGTTATACTTGATAGATTAAATCCTATTTCAAGAAGTTTTGGCTCGGCTTCTTCAGTAAATGATATTTTGTCTCCTTATGGTATTCCATTTTTATATCCTTTCACATTTGGTGAACTTGGTTTATACTTTGGCGATATCATAGGACAAAAAGTTGAAGTTATTCCATTTGAATGTGAAAGCGAAGATGAGAACTTAGATATGTATTTTTCATCTGTGTCTCTTAACCTTACAACTATTCAATCGGTTTATCTATATCCTGCTCTCGTTCTTCTTGAAGGGCTTGTTGGTATTTCTATTGGAAGAGGCACAGGAAAACCTTTTAGAATGGTGGGGACAAAAGAAAATTATTCACTTGAACTCATCAAATATTTAAGGTCTTTGAATCTCAATGGATTACTAATGAGGGAAACAGTTTTCAAACCTCGATTTGATGTTTTGAAAGACGAACTCCTTTTTGGAGTCGAGTTTTTTGTTTCAAATATTAAAGAATTTGATGTTATGAAATTTGGCTTTTATCTATTTAAGTTCTTTGTTGATAAAGGCTTCGGATTTTCGTTAGATGAGAAAAATATGCCTTTTATCGAAAGGCTTTATAAGGGTCTTTTGGGTAACATTAAAGATTTAGAAAAATTTTACATCGAAGAAAAAGAATCTGGTTTGCAATTTCTTAATAATGTTTATAATAAATACAAAATTTACGCAAGGAGGTGCGTATGAAGAAGTTAGTAGTGATGCTACTAATTGTAGCGTTACTCGCAGGTAGTTTTGTAACTGGTTTTGTAAGTGCAGGAACAGGGTTCTCTGATGTGAAAGAGGACTACTGGGCGTATGAGGCAATTACTTATCTTTCAAGCAAGGGTATTGTCTCTGGAGTTGGCAGCGGTCAATTCAAGCCTGAAGACCCGGTAACAAGAGAGCAACTTGCAAAGATGATCTGTCTTGCAAAGGGTCTAAAGGAAGTAAGACCTGCAAATCCAACATTCAAAGATGTTCCTCCTTCAAGATGGTCTTATGGATTTGTAGAGGCAGCAGCAAAGGCAGGTTACATTAAGGGATTTTCTGATGGAACATTTAAACCAGGAGAAAACATTAAAAGAGCAGATCTTGCTGTCCTTCTTGTAAGAGTTCTTGGGAAAGAGAAAGACGCAAGTGCTTATAAAGAACCGCTTGTGTTCTCAAATGACGAATCCTCAATTCCTTCTTATGCGGTAGGTGCAATGTCTCTTGCATACAACAACCACTATCAGCTGCTTAACTACAGACAGGGAAGGCTTGCTGCTCCACAAAGTCCTGCAACAAGGGCAGAGGTAGCAAATGCAATTTACAGAGTTGTTAAGCCTGTAAAGGTCGGAGGAGTTATTAATCTTGCAACTGCAACAGAAGCAGATACGCTTTTCCTTCCTCTCTCATCAATAGGTGCATCAGGAGATTACTGGTTATTGCAATTTGCAAATTTGATTGGTCTTGATGAAAATGAAACTCCATATCCTCTTGCAGCAAAAGAAGTCCCAACCATTGAGAATGGTCTTGTTTCTGTTTATGAAGTAAATGGCGTTAAGAAGATGAAAGTTACGTATCATTTGCGTCCTGGGTTGAAGTGGGCAGATGGCACTCCAGTAACAGTCGATGACTATATATTCACAGAGAAATTGCTTGCCGATCCTGCTATTAAACTTGTGTCTGCTTCAAGTATGTGGGCAAGATTCATTGAAAAAGTTGAAGCACCAAATAGTTCAACCATTGTTTATTATTACAATACCGTCGATCCACAGTATGTTCTTGGAAGAGGTGTTTTGCCAAAGCATATTCTCGAGCCAATTTACACTAAAGACCCAGCACTTATAAACAGTTGTGATTTCAATACCAAGCCAATTGGAAACGGTCCTTTTATGGTCGAAAATTGGGTAAAGAATTCTTACATTTCATTTGTTAGAAATCCATATTATCCATGGGGACAGCCACTTGTTGATAGAATAGTTATTAAGTATATCCCTGATTCTAATACAAGGCTTGCAAACCTTCTTGCAGGAACAATTCTTGCTTCATCAATTGATCCACAACAGGTTCCAGTTTTGAAACAGAGTAATGCATTTAATGTAGCAATATCTTTTAGCGAAAGTGGCTTAACTTATATTGGATGCATTACAACGAATCCACTTCTTTCTGATAAGAGAGTCCGTCAGGCTATTGCTTACGGTATAAATATGGAAGGATACGCAAAGCAGTATTATGGCTTTGATGTTCCAAGGGCAACGGGTCCTATTATGAAGAGCAGTTGGGCATACAATCCCAATGTTAAGAAATACTATTACGATCCTGACAAAGCAAAACAACTTCTTAAGGACGCAGGGTTTACAATGGGACCAAACGGTATACTTGTTTCAAAAGATGGAAAAGAGTTTAAGGTTATACTTGGCACAACAACAGCAACATCTGCAAAGCAAGCAGGTGTATTTATCCAATCAGAACTTGCCAAACTTGGCATAAAAGTTGATATTCAATCATTCCCTTCTTCCACATACTATGGCCGAGTTATTCCTCAGGCACAGGTTGACCTGTATTTTGCAGGTTGGATTGAAGACCCACTCTTCCCTGGAAAACTTGATTCATACAAGTGTGACCAGGTTCCTACACCTGAAAATAATTACTCTGGCTTGAATTGGCCAAGATGGTGCAATGAAGAAGCAACAAAGTATGCAAATCTTGCATACTCAACTTTGAGTATAACGGAAAGAAAAGAGTATTATGGTAAATTCCAGGAAATATTTGCAGAAGAGCTTCCCGAGATCCCATGGCTTGAAAGAGTTGGAATCAGTGCTGTTAGAAAAGAATTTAAGAACTACATCGGTACAAAAGGCGGCATAAATAGATACACATGGAATGCCTCCTTCTGGTTCCTCGATAAATAACGAAAACGAAAATGGGCTGAGGGCAAAAGCCCTCAGCCAGGCTTATAGGGAGGAATAATGAGGAATTATATCCTTAAAAGAATACTTATAATGATACCAGAGTTTTTTCTTATAACTCTCATTTCTTTTTTTCTTTACAGTCTTATGGGCGATCCATTTGCTGAATTAAGAGCAAGCCCATACATAGACCAGAATTATGTTTCACAACTTATAAAAAGTTTTGGTTTTGATAAGCCAGTATATATAAGGTATTTTATGTGGCTTTCGCAAATTTTAAGAGGGAATTTTGGCATATCTGCAGTAACTGGTGAGAAAGTTATAGATCTTATTAAAAGAGCAATGCCAATTACGCTTTCAATAAATATCTTTACCTTCACATTTTCATTGGTTATTGGTGTATTGATTGGATATGTTTCCGCCTTAAAGCAATATTCTTTCATAGACAACTTTTTTACTGTTATTTCATATATTGGTCTTGCAATGCCATCTTTTTGGCTTTCTTTAATGCTTATGATTCTTTTTTCTGTAAAACTCCATATCCTTCCTCCTGGTGGGTGGATGACTCCTGGTATGGAAAGCGCTCCACTCCTTGCAAGGTTTCTTGATAGATTAAAGTACATTATTATGCCTTTTATAGTTCTTGGATTTGGTGGTCTTACTGGTTGGGTTAGGTATACAAGGTCTTCTGTTCTTGAGATGTTGAGAAAAGATTATGTAAGAACAGCCCGTGCGAAAGGTTTGCCTGAAAATAAAGTATTGTGGAAACATGTTTTTAGAAATTCCTTGAATCCGATTGCAACTCTTTTCTTCCTTTCATTACCAGGTTTCTTTAGCGGTTCCGCAATTATTGAACAAATCTTTTCTATCCCCGGCATGGGAAGTCTTATTATAGGTGCAGTTATGAATAATGACTATATGGTTGCGATGGCTTCTCTTATATTCTATTCGAGTTTACTTTTGCTTTCCCTTCTTCTTGCTGACATTGCCTACGCTTTGTTAGACCCAAGGATAAGGTTCTCGTGAGGTGAATGATGGAAGAACAAATTGTTGTTGAAAAAGTTTCTGAAAGATCCACAACTTACTGGAGTGAAGTAAGAAGAAGACTTTTAAAGAACAAACTTGCAACGGTTTCTTTAATTCTTCTCATTCTTATGTATGCTATAGTAATCATTGGACCTTTTTTGTACAGAGTTGACCCTAATTATATTAATTTGCAAGAAGTATTGCAGCCTCCATCAAGACTCCATCCTCTTGGAACCGATGAAAATGGTAGGGATGAACTTGCTCGTCTTTTATACGGAGGAAGGGTTTCTCTTCTCATCTCGCTTAGTGTAACACTTCTTTCAGGTTTTATTGGTGTATTTATTGGGATTCTTGCTGCCTACAAGAAAGGTTGGGTTGATATTGCTTTAATGAGGCTAAATGAAATAATGATGGCAATCCCAGAATTTCCGATACTTGTTGTTGCAGCGAAAATAAAAATAGTTCCAAGCAGTATAATGAAGCTTATAATTATACTTGTTGTTTTTGGATGGCTTGGTATTGCAAGACTTACAAGAGGAGAGGCATTGTCTGTATCTGAAGAGCAGTTTGTAGAGGCAGCAAAAGCAATTGGCGCTTCTAATATGCGAATTATTATAAGACACATACTTCCAAATACCTTCCACATTTTTATAGTATGGGCAACGCTCAGGCTTGGTGGAGTAATCTTATCCGAAGCTGCCCTTTCTTTCTTTGGGCTTGGAGTTCAGCCTCCAACTGCAAGTTGGGGAAATATGCTTATGAATGCGCAAACATATATATGGACTGCACAGTGGCTTGTTCTTTGGCCTGGCCTTATGATTTTTGTAACTGTATTACTTTTTAACTTCCTGGGCGACGGCCTTAGAAATGCAATGGATCCTAAATTCTTCAAATGAAAATTGGTATATCTACAATTGCTTATATTTTGCATAGGAAGGATTTTAACGAACTTCTGAAGATTGAAGATCTTAACGAGGTTGAGTTTGTATTTGAATTTGGCTACGAAGAAATTTTAAATGGTAGTTATTCTGTTTCTCTTCATGCTCCCTCACGATATGTTAATATTGCAAGTCTTTCAGATTCGCACCATGAATATTCAATAAACGAGATCAAAAAAGCACTTTCAAAGGGATTTGAGACAGTTGTTCACGAAGGAAATTTTACGACACGTTTTGACGGTTGGGTTGAGACTTCAAAGAAAAGAATGGAATACGCTATGAATTTGCTTTCTGATTATAGACAAAATATTGTAATAGAAAATGTCCCTGAAACACTTTTTAAAGATATAAACGAGTTTTTTGAATTCTTTTCTGGATTTGATGTTAATTTTTGTCTTGATATTTCGCACTATTATCTTAAATTTGGCAACTTCAATAAAGCAATACCTATAAGCGATAAATACAAAGAAAGAATTAAGAAAATCCACATAAGTGATACAATTGAAGGAAAAGACCTTCATCTTCCGATAGGAGAAGGGAACATAAATTTTAAAGAATTGAGATCATTTCTTAAGGAATTTAAGGATGCAAGGTTTATCATTGAAAGCGTCCCAAGAAATTTTGATTCGATTACTGAGTCGTTTATAAAAGATTTGAAACTCTTCTCGGAGGTTATTAATGGGTGATGTTGGAAAAGTCTTTATGTTTGGATTTGAGGAAGGCGTTCTGAGCCTTGAGAGGCTAAAATTTTTTAAGTCTGTAGGCGCAAAGAATTTCATTCTTTTTAGAAGAAATATTGAACATCTTAAAGAAAATATAGATATACTGAAAAACGAATTTGAAAATCCTATTATTGCAGTTGATTGTGAAGGAGGAAATGTTCGTAGATTTAAGGAAACCGAAAAGTTTATGTTTTCAAATATGAATATT harbors:
- a CDS encoding GntR family transcriptional regulator translates to MTKIRLDKKSAVPLYRQVSEKIKEMIKSGTLTAGSRIPSETELMDIFDVSRNTVRQAVSELISSGYLYVERGKGTFISKNIFDHPVERLSGFTEEMKSLGFDTKSRILTLAVENASKEVCNNLNVPLESPVYHLKRVRFSNKIPIAIEEAFIPYDSFKGLLDNFTEESSLYKAFYEKFGIEPFYAEELIESSLTNKDESESLGVKKNFPVFRIERRTFDVKGNIIEFVKSVYRGDFYRLRLHLRRF
- a CDS encoding ABC transporter permease codes for the protein MRNYILKRILIMIPEFFLITLISFFLYSLMGDPFAELRASPYIDQNYVSQLIKSFGFDKPVYIRYFMWLSQILRGNFGISAVTGEKVIDLIKRAMPITLSINIFTFTFSLVIGVLIGYVSALKQYSFIDNFFTVISYIGLAMPSFWLSLMLMILFSVKLHILPPGGWMTPGMESAPLLARFLDRLKYIIMPFIVLGFGGLTGWVRYTRSSVLEMLRKDYVRTARAKGLPENKVLWKHVFRNSLNPIATLFFLSLPGFFSGSAIIEQIFSIPGMGSLIIGAVMNNDYMVAMASLIFYSSLLLLSLLLADIAYALLDPRIRFS
- a CDS encoding DUF1343 domain-containing protein encodes the protein MGIDRVDGDFRNFALFTNISAVNSNFQNSVDIIKSKYVLAGEHGLYFEFDRGETFQPYKDYFSGISIFPIYPDVPNLPYEIDGIVVDIQDVGVRPFTFVYALFELIKVSKERNYRIVILDRLNPISRSFGSASSVNDILSPYGIPFLYPFTFGELGLYFGDIIGQKVEVIPFECESEDENLDMYFSSVSLNLTTIQSVYLYPALVLLEGLVGISIGRGTGKPFRMVGTKENYSLELIKYLRSLNLNGLLMRETVFKPRFDVLKDELLFGVEFFVSNIKEFDVMKFGFYLFKFFVDKGFGFSLDEKNMPFIERLYKGLLGNIKDLEKFYIEEKESGLQFLNNVYNKYKIYARRCV
- a CDS encoding S-layer homology domain-containing protein; amino-acid sequence: MKKLVVMLLIVALLAGSFVTGFVSAGTGFSDVKEDYWAYEAITYLSSKGIVSGVGSGQFKPEDPVTREQLAKMICLAKGLKEVRPANPTFKDVPPSRWSYGFVEAAAKAGYIKGFSDGTFKPGENIKRADLAVLLVRVLGKEKDASAYKEPLVFSNDESSIPSYAVGAMSLAYNNHYQLLNYRQGRLAAPQSPATRAEVANAIYRVVKPVKVGGVINLATATEADTLFLPLSSIGASGDYWLLQFANLIGLDENETPYPLAAKEVPTIENGLVSVYEVNGVKKMKVTYHLRPGLKWADGTPVTVDDYIFTEKLLADPAIKLVSASSMWARFIEKVEAPNSSTIVYYYNTVDPQYVLGRGVLPKHILEPIYTKDPALINSCDFNTKPIGNGPFMVENWVKNSYISFVRNPYYPWGQPLVDRIVIKYIPDSNTRLANLLAGTILASSIDPQQVPVLKQSNAFNVAISFSESGLTYIGCITTNPLLSDKRVRQAIAYGINMEGYAKQYYGFDVPRATGPIMKSSWAYNPNVKKYYYDPDKAKQLLKDAGFTMGPNGILVSKDGKEFKVILGTTTATSAKQAGVFIQSELAKLGIKVDIQSFPSSTYYGRVIPQAQVDLYFAGWIEDPLFPGKLDSYKCDQVPTPENNYSGLNWPRWCNEEATKYANLAYSTLSITERKEYYGKFQEIFAEELPEIPWLERVGISAVRKEFKNYIGTKGGINRYTWNASFWFLDK
- a CDS encoding N-acetylmuramic acid 6-phosphate etherase, which gives rise to MKKDIPLDLMEIGDLTKIFMDYTEKAFVAVKNAIPDINEAIEIVIDAVKNGGRVFYVGAGTSGRIGVLDASEIEPTFSRSDIFIPVMAGGVEAIFKAKENLEDDENLGRSDLMNHNLRSSDVVVGISASGKTPYVMGALKFANETGCKTILISNSDVNYNFVNKVIILNTGDEFIIGSTRLSAGTSQKIVLNMISTITMVKLGYTYGNLMVAVKPTNKKLVERASNIVSKITGVPFEEAFKVVNEVRDARIASIMIKKKIGKEEAENLLKSHNYNFRSAYES
- a CDS encoding sugar phosphate isomerase/epimerase, encoding MKIGISTIAYILHRKDFNELLKIEDLNEVEFVFEFGYEEILNGSYSVSLHAPSRYVNIASLSDSHHEYSINEIKKALSKGFETVVHEGNFTTRFDGWVETSKKRMEYAMNLLSDYRQNIVIENVPETLFKDINEFFEFFSGFDVNFCLDISHYYLKFGNFNKAIPISDKYKERIKKIHISDTIEGKDLHLPIGEGNINFKELRSFLKEFKDARFIIESVPRNFDSITESFIKDLKLFSEVING
- a CDS encoding ABC transporter permease, whose translation is MMEEQIVVEKVSERSTTYWSEVRRRLLKNKLATVSLILLILMYAIVIIGPFLYRVDPNYINLQEVLQPPSRLHPLGTDENGRDELARLLYGGRVSLLISLSVTLLSGFIGVFIGILAAYKKGWVDIALMRLNEIMMAIPEFPILVVAAKIKIVPSSIMKLIIILVVFGWLGIARLTRGEALSVSEEQFVEAAKAIGASNMRIIIRHILPNTFHIFIVWATLRLGGVILSEAALSFFGLGVQPPTASWGNMLMNAQTYIWTAQWLVLWPGLMIFVTVLLFNFLGDGLRNAMDPKFFK